The genomic window AGGGGCAGCTCAGCATCGACAGCCCCGAGCCCCTGTTCTGGATCCTGCGCCACCTCTGCGGCAATCCCCGCGGCTATGTGGCCAGCGGCGATTGGGGCACGCCCTCCTCCCTGGTGTTTCGCCGCTCCTGAGCCGGAGCCCCTGGGGGCAGGATGGGGCTGGTTTCGGGGGGCAGTCCATGATCCGTTCACGTGCGGCGGTGGCCTGGGCGGCCGGTCAGCCCCTGGAGATCACCACGATCGACGTGGCACCGCCACGAGCTGGAGAGGTGCTGGTGCGGATCGTGGCCACAGGCGTGTGCCACACCGATGCCTTCACCCTCTCCGGCAGCGATCCGGAAGGGATTTTTCCCGCCGTGCTTGGCCACGAAGGCGCCGGTGTGGTGGAGGCCGTGGGGCCGGAGGTGAGCTCTCTGGCGGTGGGGGATCACGTGATTCCGCTTTATACGCCGGAATGCCGCAGCTGCAGCTTCTGCCTGTCCGGCAAGACCAACCTCTGCCAGGCGATCCGCGGCACCCAGGGACGGGGCCTGATGCCCGATGGCACCAGCCGCTTCTCCAAGGACGGCCAGACCATTCATCACTACATGGGCACCTCCACGTTCTCGGAATACACGGTGGTACCGGAAATCGCCCTGGCGACAATCAACCGCGACGCCCCGCTCGACAAGGTGTGCCTGCTGGGCTGCGGTGTCACCACCGGCATCGGCGCAGTGCTGAACACCGCCAAGGTGGAGGCGGGCAGCACGGTGGCCGTGTTCGGCCTCGGTGGCATCGGTCTGGCGGTGGTGATCGGCGCGGTGATGGCCGGAGCAGCGCGGATCATCGGCATCGACACCAATCCCGACAAGTTCGCGATCGCCCGCCAGCTCGGTGCCACCGAGTGCATCAATCCGAAAGACAGCACCACCCCGATCGAGCAGGTGGTGATCGAGCGCACCGATGGAGGCGTGGATTATTCCTTCGAGTGCATCGGCAACGTGGCGGTGATGCGCGCCGCCCTTGAGTGCTGCCACAAGGGCTGGGGTGAATCCACGATCATCGGTGTGGCCGGCGCCGGCCAGGAGATCTCCACCCGTCCGTTCCAGCTGGTGACCGGCAGGGTATGGCGGGGGTCGGCCTTCGGCGGCGTGCGCGGCCGCACGGAATTGCCCGGCTACGTGGAGCGTTACCAGAGGGGCGAGATCCCGCTTGACACCTTCATCACCCACACCATGGGGCTGGATCGCATCAACGAAGCCTTCGATCTGATGCACGCCGGAGCCAGCATCCGCACGGTGATTGATTTCGCCGGTTGAACCTGGGGGCACACCGCGCCACCCCGATTGACGGCCGCTCTGGCCTCAGCACAGGCGTTCCGGCATCGTCACTGGCCATCGGCAGCCCAGCACCGATCCGTCCCCTTCTGCGGCGTTTTCGTCCATGAGCGACTCCCTTCTCGAAGCCATCAGTGAAAGCCGGTGCTTCGGTGGCGCACAACGCCGCTACCGCCATCGCTCCAGCGTGCTGGGGTGCAGCATGCATGTGTCGGTGTTTCTGCCCCCGCAGGCGCTCGCCGGCGCCCGGGTGCCGGCCCTCTACTGGCTCTCGGGGCTCACCTGCACCGACGAGACCATGGTGCAGAAGGCGGGCGCGCAGCGGCTGGCAGCCGCCCTTGGCCTGGCCCTGGTGGCCCCGGACACCAGCCCCCGGGGGGAGGGCGTGCCCGATGACCCCGACGGCGCCTGGGATTTCGGCCTGGGGGCAGGCTTCTACCTGAATGCCAGCGAAGCCCCCTGGGCCACCCACTACCGCATGCACGACTACGTGGTGGCGGAGCTGCCCGCCCTGCTGGAGAGCGCCCTGCCGCTCAACGAGCGGCGCGGGGTGAGCGGCCATTCGATGGGCGGCCACGGGGCCCTGATCTGCGCCCTGCGCAACCCGGGCCGCTATCGCTCGGTGTCGGCGTTCGCGCCGATCGCCCAGCCCAGCACCTGCCCCTGGGGGGAGAAAGCCTTCAGCCGCTACCTGGGCCCTGAGCGTGGCAGCTGGGCCGCCTGGGAGGCCTGCAGCCTGATCGCCCAGGCCAGCGAGCGCTTGCCGATCCTGGTGGATCAGGGCAGCGCCGACCCGTTCCTCGACCAGCAGCTGAAGCCCGATCAGCTGCGCAGCGCCGCTGCCGCCGCCGGCCACCCACTGGAGCTGCGGCTACAGCCCGGCTACGACCACAGCTACTTCTTCATCGCCAGCTTCATCGACGACCACCTGCGCCACCACGCCGCCGCCCTGCTGGCCTGAACCGGCCATGGGGCAAGGGCGCAGGGGAGCAAGGTTCAGGGCACCAGGTTCACGAGCTTGCCGGGCACCACGATCACGCGCCGTGGCGGTTGGCCGTCCAGCCACTTGCGGGCGATGTCGCTGTCGAGAGCCAGGCGCTCGAGGGTGGCGGCATCGGCATCGGCGGGCACATCGAGGCTGCCCCGCACCTTGCCTTTCACCTGGATCACCAGGGCGATGGTGTCCTGCACCAGGGCAGCGGGATCCAGCTCGGGCCAACCCTGCCGGTGCACGCTGCCGGCCCCGCCCAGCTGCTCCCACAGCTCCGCGGCCAGATGAGGGGCGAAGGGCGCGAGCAGCACCAGCAGGGTGCGCACCGCCTCCTCGGCCACCGGTGCCGAGACAGCCTCCAGGTGAGTGCCCATGGCATTGCTGAGCTTCATCAACTCCGACACGGCGGTGTTGAACTGATAGCGCCCGTCGGCCAGGTCATCGCTGATCGCAGCGATCGCCGCATGTACGCAACGGCGCAGCTCCCGGTCGCTCTCGGACGCATCAGCCGCGGCGCCAGGATCGGCGCTGGCAGTGACCGTGGCCGCCATCGAAACGCCACGGCTGCGGGCGCCCTGAACCTGCCGCCACACCCGCTGCAGGAAACGGAACTGGCCCTCCACGTCGGCGTCATCCCATTCCAGATCCTTTTCCGGCGGGGCTTTGAACAGGATGAACATGCGGGCGGTGTCGGCGCCGTAGCGATCGATCACGGCCGCGGGATCCACGCCGTTGTGCTTCGACTTCGACATCTTCTCGAAGAACACCTCCAGCCGATCGCCGTTGATCGGATCGCGTGGATCATTGGCATCGGCCACATCGGCCGGAGCAATGTATTTGCCGGTGTGCGGATTCTTATAGGTGAGGCTCTGCACCATGCCCTGGGTGAGCAGGCGCTGGAAGGGTTCATCGAAGCTGAGCAGGCCGCGGTCGCGCAGCACTTTGGTGAAGAATCGGGAATAGAGAAGATGCAGGATCGCGTGCTCGATCCCGCCCACGTACTGGTTCACCGGCAGCCACTGATCGGCGGTCGCCTTGGCGAACGGTAGTGATTCGTTGTGAGGATCACTGAAGCGGAGGTAATACCACGAGGAACACATGAAGGTGTCCATCGTGTCGGTTTCGCGCCGGGCAGGGCCGCCGCAGCTGGGGCACGGCACGTTAACCCAGTCGCGCAACTGGGCGAGCGGTGAGGCTCCCTTGCCACTGAAGGCGACACCGCGGGGCAGCTCCACCGGCAACTGCTCGGCCGGCACCGGCACCACGCCGCAATGGTCGCAGTGCACCACCGGAATCGGGCAGCCCCAGTAGCGCTGGCGGGAGATCAGCCAGTCGCGCAGGCGGAACTGCACCCGGGCGCGGCCCCAGCCCTGTGCTTCCGCATGGGCCACGATCGCGGCCTTCGCCTGCCCCGAGGGCTGCCCGTCGAACGGCCCGGAATGGATCAGCACACCGGGCTCGGTCCAGGCGGTGCCGTCCCAGTCGTGTTCATCGGCTCCCTCCGGCACGATCACCCGCCGCACGGGAAGTTCGTACTGGCGGGCGAAGACGAAATCACGCGGGTCGTGGGCCGGTACGCCCATCACGGCACCGGTGCCGTAATCGGCCAGCACGTAATCGGCGATCCAGAGCGGAATCGCCTCCCCCGTGAACGGGTGGCGCACCGAACGGCCGAGCGGCACACCCCGCTTGGGCCGGTCGTCGGCCAGCCGCTCTTGCTCGCTCTGCAGCCCCACCCGCTCGCAGAACACCCGCACCGCGTCCTCCTGCTCGGGCGCGGTGAGCGTGGCCACCAGCGGATGCTCGGGCGCCAGCACCAGATAGCTCACCCCGTAGACCGTGTCCGGACGGGTGGTGAACACGGTGATGGTGGTGTCCTGGGTGGTGCCGTCCGGCGCCAGCACTGGAAACTCCAGCTCTGCCCCCACCGAGCGGCCGATCCAGTTGGCCTGCATCGTGCGCACCCGCTCCGGCCAGCCCTGCAGCTGGGGCAGGTCGTCGAGCAGGGCATCGGCGTAGGCGGTGATGCGCAGGAACCACTGCCGCAATTGCCGCCTTTCCACCCGCGCGCCGGATCTCCAGGAGCGGCCGTCCCCATCCACCTGCTCATTGGCGAGCACGGTCTGATCGACCGGATCCCAGTTGACGGTGGCCTCCTTGCGGTAGGCCAGGCCGGCATCGAGAAACTGGAGGAACAACCACTGGGTCCAGCGGTAGTAGTCGGTGTGGCAGGTGGCCAGCTCACGGCTCCAGTCGATCGACAGACCGAGGCGCTGCAACTGCTGACGCATCTGGGCGATGTTGCGATCGGTCCAGTCACCGGGGTCGATGCCCCGTTCGATCGCGGCGTTCTCAGCCGGCAGACCGAAGGCATCCCAGCCCATCGGATGCAGCACCCTGCGCCCCCGCTGGCGCTGCACGCGGGCGATCACATCGGTGATGACGTAGTTGCGCACATGGCCCATGTGCAGATTCCCCGAGGGGTAGGGGAACATCGAAAGGGCGTAGAAGGTCTGTTCCGTCGCCGCGGGGGCGTCGGCAGACGACGGGCCGGGTTCTGGCGTGGCATCCAGCCCCTCGGCCTGCCAGCGGGCCTGCCAGCGGCTCTCGATCGCCGCGGGCTGGTAGCGACCCACCTCTGGAGCGGTGGCGCGGCCGCTCTCGGCTAAAGGGGACGTATCGGTGGGGCCGGTCTCGGCGATGACCTTCTCGGACACGAGCTTCTCGGGCACGACGGACTTGGCGGCGGCCGCAGGGATCAGCCGTTCACTCTCACGCCCGATCGTGCCACAGCCGTTTCCGGCGCCCCCGGCTCAGGGCGTGGAGCGGATCGACACCACCATGCGGCGATTGATCAGAACCGGGTCGCCCTCGTGTTCACCGCGCAAAGCCAGGAATTCGGGGTCTTGCCAGAGCAACGAGCCGGTGACCTGCACGGAATCCACCAGCAGCAGTTCCAGCTGGTTGCGGCCCCGGATCCAGTGCTGCAGCTGGCGTACGCCCGGAAGGCTCGAATCAAGGGCGGTGATCTCCATAAGATCGGACCCAGGCCTGCTGGGAGAACGGGATGCTGGCGTTCAGCAAGTATCAGGGATTGGGCAACGATTTTCTGTTGCTCGACGGTCGCAACGCCACCACCGTTGATTTCTGTTTTGATCTCACCCCAGAACGGGTGAGCCTGCTCTGCGACCGCCGCTTCGGTGTGGGCGGCGACGGGGTGATCCTGGCGCTCCCTCCCGAGAACGATGGAGAACTGCGCATGCGCATCTTCAACGCG from Synechococcus sp. MW101C3 includes these protein-coding regions:
- a CDS encoding S-(hydroxymethyl)glutathione dehydrogenase/class III alcohol dehydrogenase, with product MIRSRAAVAWAAGQPLEITTIDVAPPRAGEVLVRIVATGVCHTDAFTLSGSDPEGIFPAVLGHEGAGVVEAVGPEVSSLAVGDHVIPLYTPECRSCSFCLSGKTNLCQAIRGTQGRGLMPDGTSRFSKDGQTIHHYMGTSTFSEYTVVPEIALATINRDAPLDKVCLLGCGVTTGIGAVLNTAKVEAGSTVAVFGLGGIGLAVVIGAVMAGAARIIGIDTNPDKFAIARQLGATECINPKDSTTPIEQVVIERTDGGVDYSFECIGNVAVMRAALECCHKGWGESTIIGVAGAGQEISTRPFQLVTGRVWRGSAFGGVRGRTELPGYVERYQRGEIPLDTFITHTMGLDRINEAFDLMHAGASIRTVIDFAG
- the fghA gene encoding S-formylglutathione hydrolase is translated as MSDSLLEAISESRCFGGAQRRYRHRSSVLGCSMHVSVFLPPQALAGARVPALYWLSGLTCTDETMVQKAGAQRLAAALGLALVAPDTSPRGEGVPDDPDGAWDFGLGAGFYLNASEAPWATHYRMHDYVVAELPALLESALPLNERRGVSGHSMGGHGALICALRNPGRYRSVSAFAPIAQPSTCPWGEKAFSRYLGPERGSWAAWEACSLIAQASERLPILVDQGSADPFLDQQLKPDQLRSAAAAAGHPLELRLQPGYDHSYFFIASFIDDHLRHHAAALLA
- the leuS gene encoding leucine--tRNA ligase encodes the protein MGRYQPAAIESRWQARWQAEGLDATPEPGPSSADAPAATEQTFYALSMFPYPSGNLHMGHVRNYVITDVIARVQRQRGRRVLHPMGWDAFGLPAENAAIERGIDPGDWTDRNIAQMRQQLQRLGLSIDWSRELATCHTDYYRWTQWLFLQFLDAGLAYRKEATVNWDPVDQTVLANEQVDGDGRSWRSGARVERRQLRQWFLRITAYADALLDDLPQLQGWPERVRTMQANWIGRSVGAELEFPVLAPDGTTQDTTITVFTTRPDTVYGVSYLVLAPEHPLVATLTAPEQEDAVRVFCERVGLQSEQERLADDRPKRGVPLGRSVRHPFTGEAIPLWIADYVLADYGTGAVMGVPAHDPRDFVFARQYELPVRRVIVPEGADEHDWDGTAWTEPGVLIHSGPFDGQPSGQAKAAIVAHAEAQGWGRARVQFRLRDWLISRQRYWGCPIPVVHCDHCGVVPVPAEQLPVELPRGVAFSGKGASPLAQLRDWVNVPCPSCGGPARRETDTMDTFMCSSWYYLRFSDPHNESLPFAKATADQWLPVNQYVGGIEHAILHLLYSRFFTKVLRDRGLLSFDEPFQRLLTQGMVQSLTYKNPHTGKYIAPADVADANDPRDPINGDRLEVFFEKMSKSKHNGVDPAAVIDRYGADTARMFILFKAPPEKDLEWDDADVEGQFRFLQRVWRQVQGARSRGVSMAATVTASADPGAAADASESDRELRRCVHAAIAAISDDLADGRYQFNTAVSELMKLSNAMGTHLEAVSAPVAEEAVRTLLVLLAPFAPHLAAELWEQLGGAGSVHRQGWPELDPAALVQDTIALVIQVKGKVRGSLDVPADADAATLERLALDSDIARKWLDGQPPRRVIVVPGKLVNLVP